Genomic DNA from Gimesia aquarii:
AGTATTACTTCACTCAGAATTCGTTCCATGATGTGCGTTCCACTCATTTCACACGGGGGTGATATTCTGGGAGTGATTCAAATTGCTACGCGTGATATCGGACAGCAATTCGATAAAGATGATTTGGATGTCTTAGTGGCAATTACGCAGCAGGCGAGTCTGGCCGTAGAAAATGCGAAGTTGCACGAAGATCTGGTGAAGCAACGAGATATCGAGCGTGACCTGGAGTTTGCGCATCAGATCCAATTGGGCTTATTACCCCATAGCCGCCCCAAATTTAAAGAATATGAGTTTTTTGATTATTATGAATCAGCGCAAAGTGTTGGCGGTGATTATTTCGACTATATCAAACTACCTAATGGAAAGCTCGTCGTCACTTTAGGTGATGTTGCTGGGAAAGGGGTTCCGGCGGCAATTTTAATGGCACGTTTGTATGCCTCGGCACGATTTCAAGTTCTTTCAAAACCATCTGCCGATAAAGCCTTAACTGAATTAAATACAGAGATAGCTTCCAGTGGTGTTGGATTACGGTTTATCACCTTTGTAATCGCAGTCCTTGACCCAAAGAAGCATACTGTTTCGCTTGTGAATGCAGGACATATGGCCCCTCTGCTGAGAAAAAGTGCAGAAGGGACTGTGCTACCAGTCGCACAAGAGAAATCAGGGATGCCCTTGGGAGTTTTAAAAGACCAAACTTTCCACGTAGAAACCATAACATTGGAAAAAGGAGACACATTAGTCTTTTACACGGATGGAGTCACTGAAGCCATGGATCAGGATAATCATCTTTATCACCGAGATCGCCTGATTAAATATATCAAGTCTGGCCCTGAAGAGGTTGAGCCGCTTGTGAAAGGGATTCTGTCAGATGTGGATGCTTTCAGACAGGATTCGATGCAAAAAGATGACATTTGTGTTGTCAGCTTTCGGCGTAAAAAGTAAGCAGTATAATCAGTGCTCTGCCAATGTATTGTTGAGCAATGGTTTGATTCAACTCAGCAGGTGAGGCCCACTTTTGACTACAGATGTATTTTCAATTCTCGGAAATGATGGTAAGGTTGCCCAGAGACTCGATCAATATGAGCATCGTCCTGAGCAACTGGAAATGGCCGAAGCAGTCGCAGAGGCCATCGAACAGAAAAAACATCTATTAGTCGAAGCCGGAACGGGGGTCGGTAAGAGTTTTGCCTATTTAGTTCCGGCCATATTAGCAACCTGTCAACAAAACGAAATTCAAACTGGAAAAGATCGGAAACGGCTCATCGTTTCTACTAATACCATCAGTTTGCAGGAACAGCTAATTACCCGCGACATTCCCTTCTTGAATGCAGTATTACCGGTCGAGTTTTCTGCGGTTTTAGTAAAGGGACGCTCTAATTATATGAGTCTCCGACGCATGAAAGGAACGGTAGATCGAGCAGGCAGCATCTTTTCCCGACAGGATGAATTGGATCAGCTCGACGAGATTGTGCAATGGTCGCGCAAGACGACTGATGGCAGCCGTGCTGATCTTGAGTTCCGACCGATTCCCAAAATCTGGGATGAAATTCAGAGCGAACACGGTAACTGTCTGGGAAAACGTTGTGCGACCTATAATGAATGCTTCTATTACCGTGCTCGCAGACGTGTCTGGAATGCAGATGTACTGGTTGTCAACCACGCATTATTTTTTTCTGATCTCGCTTTACGCCGAGAGGGAAGCAATATTCTCCCGGATTATGACACCGTGATTTTAGATGAAGCGCATACGATTGAAGCTGTCGCCGGGGATCACCTTGGTTTGTCAATCACAAACAGCCAGTTCGATTATTTATTCAATAAGCTGTATAACGACAGAACGCAAAAAGGGCTGTTACTACATCATAATCTGGTTGATTGCCAACAACATGTCACGCGGCTCAGATTTATGGTCGAAGATTTATTTGATCATTTACTGGAATGGCAATCCAGCCATGGCTTATCGAATCGACGCATTAGACAACAACCACCTATTGAAAATACGCTTACTCAGGAGATGAAGTTATTAGCGGCACATATTTCTGAATATGCTTTTACATTGAAAAATGAAGAAGAACAGATCGAACTACAGGCTGCTGCAGAACGGAGCTCAGCATTAGGAGATGCTTTGAATAGCTGGTTAACCCAGCAAGCAGAATCCGATTCAGTATACTGGGTTGAAGTTTCGCGTGGTAGAAATCAGCGAGTTAAGATGGTCAATGCTCCTGTGGATGTAGGGCCAGTTCTAAGAGACGAGCTATTTAACCAGGCGAATTCAGTGATTCTTACCAGTGCGACTTTAGCAGTTGGCACTCAGGATTTTGGTTTTACTCGCTCTCGACTGGGACTCACACAATGTGAAGAGCTGAAATTAGGTAGCCCTTTTAATTACCAAGAGCAGGTTCGATTGATCTTACCCGAAACGATGCCCGATCCTGGTGATGCACCAGCTGATTATGAGCTAGCCGTTTGTGAAAAATTAAAACAGTATATCAAGCAGACAGACGGGCATGCATTTGGATTGTTTACAAGCTACAAAATGATGACGCAATGTGCCGATCATATCAGTCCCTGGTTGCAGGAGCATAACCTGGCGCTCTACCTGCAAGGTGATGGGTTACCACGCTCACTGATGCTGGAGCGATTCCGAAACAATCAAAGAGGAGTATTGTTTGGTACTGATAGTTTCTGGCAGGGAATCGATGTTCCCGGTGATGCCTTAACCAATGTGATTATTACCAGGCTCCCCTTTAGTGTTCCCGATCATCCGCTTCTGGAAGCAAGGATGGAAGCGATTCGCAATCGCGGTGGTAATCCATTTATGGATTATCAGGTTCCTGAAGCCATTATCAAACTTAAACAAGGGTTTGGCCGATTAATTCGTAGTGCCAGCGATCATGGGCAAGTCGTCATTCTTGATCCGAGAGTGCGTACTAAACGCTATGGTCAAATATTTCTGGACAGCTTGCCCGATTGCACTAAGATCATCGATAAACAAGATTGCTAGCTCTAAACAATACGGGCTGATTACCTTTTGTCTCAGTACTCATGATTGAACTATGGAAAAAAGCTGAGCTACTTATGCGGAACAGTTGTCTTTAGTCTAAAATCCTGTTGGATGTCATTCTGAGCTAAAAATGACATCACTGCTACAAAACGAACCGCCAAAATTATTCGCCAGAGTGACCACTTGATCCAATCCATCTAAGAATAGATTACGGCTCAAGTCTGTCAGAGGATGCAGAAAAACAGACCATAAAAGACCATCACCAATGGCATAGCGTGCATCAAGCGAGCGATCAAAGTTTGCTTCCATCACATCCCACAAATCATCTTCTTCCAGATCTTCTTCCTTGAGAATGGGGGTCATGATGCGCACTCGATCATGGTCAGCATCGACAATTAGAAACAAGATGCGTTTGCCATACTCAACTTTCCAACAGCCCTCTCCTGCTTCCACCAGAGTACACACTTCATCAATTAACTCTGAGATCGATTGCGCGTTCAACGCCGTTTTTATTGTCGCAATCATTGTCCTACTCCTTGAACAAATATTTCGATCCTTTGAAAAAAGGGTCGACCGAGAAAAGTTTTTCAAACTGAACCTGATAGCTTGATATTCTGTCCAATCTATTACTTCCAGGTTGTCTGACCTTCATTTCTGTTTAAGATGTGTTACGATTCCTGAAACAAAGCCGATTTCAATATCCCTCTGCTCTCTATTGTTTAACAACTCCACTCAAAAAAGCAACATTATTTTTGTAAGGTGGCAAGATTCTAATTTGAGTAAATGCTGCCATTAGAATTAAACTGGAAAATAACAAGTAGTGTCAGCTTGTTTCTTTACCTGTTTTAAGGCAAATACCTGAAGTCAATCTTTCAAAGTTCACGCGGATTTCCTTTGACCACACATGATTCTTCACAACCAGTACAATTGTCAGACCTAGACAAGCATTATCAGAAATTGCTCAACAACAACCTTTTGCAATGGAATAATGAGCGGATATTCTCGCGCTGCCTGGGAATTGGAGGTCAGGGGGTTGTTTATTTGAGTGCTCGCAAAGGGGCAGATGGGTTTAATATACCTGTTGCACTTAAATTGTTTTCTCCTAAGCGGTATGCGAGCAGCCAGGACTATCAAAATGAGATGGGGCGTATAGCTCAGGTTTCAGCCCGTGTAGCTCGCATCCAAGAAAATCATCTGGTTGCTGTTCAAAATTTCGTCAAACGAGATCACATTTATATCATGGAAATGGAATGGGTTGATGGATATGACCTGCGCAGCTTGCTGACTCCAGCAACATTTAAACAGATCCGAGAACAAGTGACTTCGCGACGCTGGAAAAAAATCAATAGCAATGTTTTTACAAAAGGAGTTCAGCAACCAAGATTAAAACCGGGAGTAGCAGTTGCCATTCTTCGTGAATGTCTAGCGGCGCTGGCGGCTTTACATCGAAGCGATATTATCCACTGCGATATGAAGCCTGCGAATATTATGCTCAAACGTAGTGGAAATGCAAAGATCATTGATATTGGTTCGGCGATTGATTTGAACAACTTGCCTTCCAATCAACCCTGCACACCAACTTACGCTGCACCTGAGGTACTCTCAGGAGGACGAGCGACACCGCAATCAGATCTTGCCAGTTTGGGATATATTCTGATTGAAGTGATCACTGGATTTCAGCCTTTTGCCAATCTGAAATATGCACAGTTAATTAAAGCCAAAGAGAACATTCTACAACAGCTTCCCCAATGGTTTCCGGCTGAAGAGTTTGCATTGAGTGAACCATTAATGAAGCTAATTCACAGACTCGTTCATCCCGATCCACGCGAACGTTTCCAGAGTGCAGAAGCAGCAGAACTGGGGGAGGATGGAGCTGCTGACTTCCATCGGCTACTCGTCAAAAGTGATCTTCCCAGTGATTACGAAAATGAGTTACGCCTTTGGGTCGAGGAAGTCGAAACGGATTTTTTTGATAATGGTCACTTTTCCTCTGATCCGGAAACAACAGTGTCCACAACACGCTATATTGAGGAGCCATCGCAGCACGACTCCTCACTGGAATCTTGATCGATTCTGAATTTGAATGATATCTTTACAATGCTAACAAAGTAGACCTCTAAGCATTGAAATTTGGTCGTTTTTTCAGATTCCTGATTTGCCGTTCCCCTTACAGCCTGTTATTTTAACTAATATAGATTGTGATCTTCTCTCGACTAACTTTAGAGGTTCCCCCGTGAAACAGCGTCTCTCTTTACTACTGCTCTTCTTTATTTTTGGTTCTATTCATCGAGTTTCTGCTGAAACGCAACCATTTGAGTTAAAAACCGGAGATCGAGTGATCTTTCTCGGCAACACGTTGATCGAGCGGGCTCAAAAGTTCGGAAACTGGGAGAGTGTATTCTTAAGAAGCTTTCCACAGTCGAAACTATCATTCCGAAATTTAGGTTGGAGTGCCGATACAGTCTGGGCCGAATCACGAGGAATTTTTGATCCTCCGGCTGTGGGGTATCAACGGATGCTCATGCAAGTGAAAGATTTGAAACCAAATGTGATTTTGCTTGGTTACGGAGGGAATGAAGCATATGCAGGTAAGGCAGGGTTACCAGCATTTCAGAAACAACTCGAAAAGTTGATTGCTGATCTGAAGCCAACTGGAGCCAAAATCGTTATTCTGTCCCCACATCGATCTGAATATGCAGGTCATCCCCTGCCTGATCCAAAATCTCATAATCAAGATCTGAAGCTTTACTCCAATCTGTTACAGGAAACGGCGATGCGGGGTAATCACTATTTCGTTGATCTTTTTACGAAATTGATTACTGAACCAGCTGGAAAACCGCAACTGAAATGGACAACGAATGGGATTCATTTAACTGACGCTGGTTATCAGAAAGCTGCTGAAATCATTGCAGCTGATCTTGGATTACAACCTGTTATCCTGTCTCCGGATACTGTGCAGAAAGTAAAAGAGTTAACATTTGAGAAGAACCGTCATTACTTTCACAACTGGCGACCTCAGAATATCACCTACCTGCTTGGCTTCCGGAAGCATGAACAAGGCCAGAACGCGAAAGAGTTACCGCAGTTCATTCCATTGATCGAAAAAAATGAAACTGAGATTCATCGCCTGATTTTGTCTCAGTAATTGTGATCAACAATTTATTATCTCCGAAATAGTTCTACAACCGTTATTTGATCTCAAAAGGATCGTTCCCGTGATAAATCAATCCAATCGTTCGTTACGGCTTTTTTTTCTTTTCTCACTATGTGCGTTTTACCTGCTAACACAATCAACCACATGGGCACAACGCGATCTGACGGACATTCCTCCCCCTGATCCGGAACTTGAACGAAAGTCGTTCAAAGTGGCTGAAGGATTCGAAGTCAACCTTTATGCGGCTGATCCACAAATCGCGAAACCGATTCAAATGAATTTCGATCCCCAAGGCCGACTCTGGATTGCTGCTTCCGAAATTTATCCCCATATCAAGCCGGGTGAAAAAGCCAACGACAAAATTCTTGTAGTGGAGGACAAAGATGGCGATGGGACCGCGGACAAAACAACTGTTTTTGCCGATGGACTGTTAATTCCAACTGCGGTTATGCCCGGCGATGGTGGTGCGTATGTTGGAAATAGTACGGAGTTATTGCATCTCAAAGATACAAACGGCGATGGCAAGGCAGACGTAAGAAAAACCGTTTTAGCAGGATTCGGTACGGAAGACACTCACCATATTTTACATACACTTCGTTGGGGACCGGGGGGGCACCTTTATTTCAATCAGTCGATCTATATTCACAGTCACATTGAAACCCCCCACGGCGTACGTCGTCTCAATGGAGGCGGTATCTGGAAGTATCGTCCCGAAACGATGGACCTCGAAGTCGTCATGCGAGGCATGGTTAACAGTTGGGGACATCATTTTGACCGTTGGGGACAGTCGTTCTGTACTGATGGTGCTTATGGGCATGGCATCAATTATACATTTCCGGGGGCTGCTTTTGTAACGGCTGTTGGGATGGACCGTATTCTGAAAGGTTTGAACCTTGGCAGCCCCAAACACTGTGGTCTGGAAATATTGAGTGGGCGTCATCTTCCCGATGACTGGCAGGGGAACATGATCACGAATGATTTCCGCGGGCATCGTGTATGCCGGTTTGTGGTTACAGAAAATGAAGCCGGGTATGTTTCGCGAGAACAGGTAGAAGTCATCAAAACGGACCATGTTGCCTTTCGCCCGATTGATGTCAAAATGGGGCCTGATGGTGCAATTTACATCGCGGATTGGTACAACCCAATCATTCAGCATGGCGAAGTCGATTTTCGAGATCCCCGCCGTGATCATACTCACGGACGTATCTGGCGCGTGACCTATAAAGGTAAACCCACATTACCCCGTCCCAAACTGGTTAATGCAACCAATCAGGAATTACTGGATGCATTAAAGCTGCCTGAAGAATGGACACGTCAAAATGCTAAAAACGTTCTAAGGGAGCGTGGACAGGCGAAAGTAGAGAATGACTTAAAAGTCTGGCTGAAAAATCTCGATCCTAATGACTTGCAATTCGAACACAACCTGTTAGAAGGCCTTTGGGTAGCACAATGTATTAATAGTGTGCAGCCGGAATTGTTAATACGTTGTTTAGAGTCCAAAGATGGCAGAGCACGTGCAGCTGCAGTCCGTGTAGCACGACATTGGAAAGACCAAATTCCCCTCAGCTATCAATTGATCGCACCTTTAGCCGATGATACCCATCCAAGGGTTCGTTTGGAAGCGGTGCGTGCGCTTTCTTTCTATGATCAACCTACAGTCTTAACTGATGCTTATCAAGCATTGGATCATCCAATAGATGAATTCCTGGACTATGCTCTCTGGCTGACTACTCGCGAAACAAAACCGATCTGGCTGCCACAAGTACTGGAGGGGAAATCAACACTTCAAAAAGATCCGCGCAAACTTCTATTTGCATTAACGGCTGTGAATTCATCAGAAGTCGCACCGGTCATTACGAAATTAATTCAGACCGGCCAGATTCCCGATAGTGAAATGCAAACCAGTCTGAACCTCATGGCCAAATTTGGTACCTCAAATGATTTGCAACCACTGTTTGAACTCGCATTGAAAAAAGATACGAAAGCAGCTCAGAAAGCCACTATTTTACGAGCATTAGTCCAGGCATTTCAATCAAGAAAAGTACGACCTGCCGGTGATTTGAGTTCATTGCAAAAGTTGTTTACCTCGCAGAGTCTACCTGTTCAACAGGCGGCCATCGATTGTGCCGGGCTCTGGAAAAACGAATCTTTACGAACGCCGATTCGTGATCTGGCACAGTCGGATCAGACCAAATTAGAGCTACGAAAATCGTGTCTCTTTGCATTAGCCCGCTTGGGAGGCATACAGAATCAGGATCTTCTAGAGAATCTGAGTATTGACAGCGACTCTCAAGATCTTCGCATTGCATCTGTTGCCGCACTGGCGGAGATGAATCTTAAACTTGCTGCCAAACAAACAGTAAGCTTAATGAAAGACATTACTTCGCCTTCGCAGCTTTCCGCATTGTCGAACATTTTCGTGCAGAGAAAAAGAGGCGCAGGTGTTCTGGTTCATGCACTCAATGGGAAAACGATCTCCAAAGACGCTGCCATACAACTGGGGCGCTTAATACAATCATCCGGTCGGGCCAACCCGCAATTGGCAAAAGCCATTGCTGTGGCGGGAGGATTATCCAGTAGCGGCGCGCCACAAGCTGTGAATCTCTCGCCGAAAGAGATGGCAAGTATGGTCAGCGCCATTAAAACCAAGGGTGATGCAAAACGGGGTGAAGCCATCTTTCGTAGAGCAGATTTGTCTTGCTTGAAATGCCATGCGATTGGAGGCGCCGGCGGTAAAGTGGGTCCTGATATGATCAGCCTCGGCGGGAGTGCGCAGTTGGACTACATCGTCGATTCTTTGTTGAATCCAAATAAGAAGGTCAAAGAAAATTATAACGCGGTGACTGTTGTCACAGATCAGGGGAAAGTCTTCTCCGGTGTTTTGGTACGTCGCACAGATAGTCAACTGGTGTTACGGGATGTGAATGACAACATCATGAATATTCCCCTGGATCAGATTGACGAAGAAGCACCAGCTGCATCTCTGATGCCAGTTGGTTTATTAGATAAGTTAACTCGGCAAGAATTAGTTGATTTGACTCGGTTTCTTTCCGAGTTGGGAAAAACAGAAGCATACAGAGTGGGTAAAGAGCGTG
This window encodes:
- a CDS encoding SpoIIE family protein phosphatase gives rise to the protein MAILQILKGKVPEQIIELSGDRVIMGRHPNCEIVLDNVAVSRYHAQILESHGFFYLEDLHSRNGTLLNGAPIEGRTELHESDTISICDIQMQFLLNYQDHPDFLDSSIQQTMEVSNSSLKQEAHLLAIDENSEEGVLDGSSIISQLDLNTSSQLRISVKPEVKLHAVLEISQTLSRALKLDEVLPRILDGLFKIFAQADQGFIMLQSPERKKLVVKATKARRSEDEDAIRISTTIVRQAIMSGAAILSADAVEDDRFKMSESITSLRIRSMMCVPLISHGGDILGVIQIATRDIGQQFDKDDLDVLVAITQQASLAVENAKLHEDLVKQRDIERDLEFAHQIQLGLLPHSRPKFKEYEFFDYYESAQSVGGDYFDYIKLPNGKLVVTLGDVAGKGVPAAILMARLYASARFQVLSKPSADKALTELNTEIASSGVGLRFITFVIAVLDPKKHTVSLVNAGHMAPLLRKSAEGTVLPVAQEKSGMPLGVLKDQTFHVETITLEKGDTLVFYTDGVTEAMDQDNHLYHRDRLIKYIKSGPEEVEPLVKGILSDVDAFRQDSMQKDDICVVSFRRKK
- a CDS encoding ATP-dependent DNA helicase, with product MTTDVFSILGNDGKVAQRLDQYEHRPEQLEMAEAVAEAIEQKKHLLVEAGTGVGKSFAYLVPAILATCQQNEIQTGKDRKRLIVSTNTISLQEQLITRDIPFLNAVLPVEFSAVLVKGRSNYMSLRRMKGTVDRAGSIFSRQDELDQLDEIVQWSRKTTDGSRADLEFRPIPKIWDEIQSEHGNCLGKRCATYNECFYYRARRRVWNADVLVVNHALFFSDLALRREGSNILPDYDTVILDEAHTIEAVAGDHLGLSITNSQFDYLFNKLYNDRTQKGLLLHHNLVDCQQHVTRLRFMVEDLFDHLLEWQSSHGLSNRRIRQQPPIENTLTQEMKLLAAHISEYAFTLKNEEEQIELQAAAERSSALGDALNSWLTQQAESDSVYWVEVSRGRNQRVKMVNAPVDVGPVLRDELFNQANSVILTSATLAVGTQDFGFTRSRLGLTQCEELKLGSPFNYQEQVRLILPETMPDPGDAPADYELAVCEKLKQYIKQTDGHAFGLFTSYKMMTQCADHISPWLQEHNLALYLQGDGLPRSLMLERFRNNQRGVLFGTDSFWQGIDVPGDALTNVIITRLPFSVPDHPLLEARMEAIRNRGGNPFMDYQVPEAIIKLKQGFGRLIRSASDHGQVVILDPRVRTKRYGQIFLDSLPDCTKIIDKQDC
- a CDS encoding type III secretion system chaperone family protein encodes the protein MIATIKTALNAQSISELIDEVCTLVEAGEGCWKVEYGKRILFLIVDADHDRVRIMTPILKEEDLEEDDLWDVMEANFDRSLDARYAIGDGLLWSVFLHPLTDLSRNLFLDGLDQVVTLANNFGGSFCSSDVIFSSE
- a CDS encoding serine/threonine-protein kinase; this encodes MTTHDSSQPVQLSDLDKHYQKLLNNNLLQWNNERIFSRCLGIGGQGVVYLSARKGADGFNIPVALKLFSPKRYASSQDYQNEMGRIAQVSARVARIQENHLVAVQNFVKRDHIYIMEMEWVDGYDLRSLLTPATFKQIREQVTSRRWKKINSNVFTKGVQQPRLKPGVAVAILRECLAALAALHRSDIIHCDMKPANIMLKRSGNAKIIDIGSAIDLNNLPSNQPCTPTYAAPEVLSGGRATPQSDLASLGYILIEVITGFQPFANLKYAQLIKAKENILQQLPQWFPAEEFALSEPLMKLIHRLVHPDPRERFQSAEAAELGEDGAADFHRLLVKSDLPSDYENELRLWVEEVETDFFDNGHFSSDPETTVSTTRYIEEPSQHDSSLES
- a CDS encoding SGNH/GDSL hydrolase family protein, with protein sequence MKQRLSLLLLFFIFGSIHRVSAETQPFELKTGDRVIFLGNTLIERAQKFGNWESVFLRSFPQSKLSFRNLGWSADTVWAESRGIFDPPAVGYQRMLMQVKDLKPNVILLGYGGNEAYAGKAGLPAFQKQLEKLIADLKPTGAKIVILSPHRSEYAGHPLPDPKSHNQDLKLYSNLLQETAMRGNHYFVDLFTKLITEPAGKPQLKWTTNGIHLTDAGYQKAAEIIAADLGLQPVILSPDTVQKVKELTFEKNRHYFHNWRPQNITYLLGFRKHEQGQNAKELPQFIPLIEKNETEIHRLILSQ
- a CDS encoding PVC-type heme-binding CxxCH protein, with protein sequence MINQSNRSLRLFFLFSLCAFYLLTQSTTWAQRDLTDIPPPDPELERKSFKVAEGFEVNLYAADPQIAKPIQMNFDPQGRLWIAASEIYPHIKPGEKANDKILVVEDKDGDGTADKTTVFADGLLIPTAVMPGDGGAYVGNSTELLHLKDTNGDGKADVRKTVLAGFGTEDTHHILHTLRWGPGGHLYFNQSIYIHSHIETPHGVRRLNGGGIWKYRPETMDLEVVMRGMVNSWGHHFDRWGQSFCTDGAYGHGINYTFPGAAFVTAVGMDRILKGLNLGSPKHCGLEILSGRHLPDDWQGNMITNDFRGHRVCRFVVTENEAGYVSREQVEVIKTDHVAFRPIDVKMGPDGAIYIADWYNPIIQHGEVDFRDPRRDHTHGRIWRVTYKGKPTLPRPKLVNATNQELLDALKLPEEWTRQNAKNVLRERGQAKVENDLKVWLKNLDPNDLQFEHNLLEGLWVAQCINSVQPELLIRCLESKDGRARAAAVRVARHWKDQIPLSYQLIAPLADDTHPRVRLEAVRALSFYDQPTVLTDAYQALDHPIDEFLDYALWLTTRETKPIWLPQVLEGKSTLQKDPRKLLFALTAVNSSEVAPVITKLIQTGQIPDSEMQTSLNLMAKFGTSNDLQPLFELALKKDTKAAQKATILRALVQAFQSRKVRPAGDLSSLQKLFTSQSLPVQQAAIDCAGLWKNESLRTPIRDLAQSDQTKLELRKSCLFALARLGGIQNQDLLENLSIDSDSQDLRIASVAALAEMNLKLAAKQTVSLMKDITSPSQLSALSNIFVQRKRGAGVLVHALNGKTISKDAAIQLGRLIQSSGRANPQLAKAIAVAGGLSSSGAPQAVNLSPKEMASMVSAIKTKGDAKRGEAIFRRADLSCLKCHAIGGAGGKVGPDMISLGGSAQLDYIVDSLLNPNKKVKENYNAVTVVTDQGKVFSGVLVRRTDSQLVLRDVNDNIMNIPLDQIDEEAPAASLMPVGLLDKLTRQELVDLTRFLSELGKTEAYRVGKERVVRRWRVMKGTPAAMNAIRRTRHATAATENPAFVWEPAYSQVNGNLPVRNFDEIGKLHVSNRAKGAAFVRCELEATSPGKTILKFNSVEGLKMWIGEKPVVLKPETELELTKGKHRLTFAINLTPERDVLRLELLDAKDSPAQVAIVNGK